AGCGCAGAGACGGGGCTCATCATCGGGGCGACGCTCGAGCTGTTCGCGCTCGAGACGCTGCCGATCGGCGCGTCGCGCTACCCCGAGTGGGGCTCGGCCGCCGTCGTCGGCGGGACGCTGTACGCGATGGCCGAGCGCAGCGAGACGGCGATGACCGCCGGCGCGATGTGCATGGCCGTGCTGTTCGCGATCGCCACGTCGTGGGTCGGCGGCCGCTCCATGGTGCTGCTGCGCACGATCAACGGCCGATTCGCGCGCCGGTCGATGGACTCGCTCGCGGCGGGGTCGGCGCGCACGGTCGTTGGCCTGCAGCTCGCCGGCCTGTTCGGCGATCTGCTGCGCGGCTTCCTGCTCACGCTCGCCGCGCTGCTCGT
This DNA window, taken from Gemmatirosa kalamazoonensis, encodes the following:
- a CDS encoding PTS sugar transporter subunit IIC, with product MIEPPVGLVPTSLLGALLGLDVVSFPQAMLSRPLVAATLAGALAGSAETGLIIGATLELFALETLPIGASRYPEWGSAAVVGGTLYAMAERSETAMTAGAMCMAVLFAIATSWVGGRSMVLLRTINGRFARRSMDSLAAGSARTVVGLQLAGLFGDLLRGFLLTLAALLVTIPAQEAALARWHTDGRIARAVVVGLAAMVAGGAVWKLVHAVPRARWLFLGGLLCGLALLAFA